ACCAAACGAAAAAAATGAAAGCCCTTCCATTGAAGAAAATGATTTGGCGGTCATTCTTTATACTTCCGGCACAACAGGTAAACCGAAAGGCGCCATGCTATCCCATCGAAACATGGCTTCCAATGCTGCTTCGATGTCCAAGCTTACAGAGTTCACCGAAGAAGATCGTATCATTGCGGTTCTTCCCATGTTTCATGTGTTTTGTATAGCTACTTGCATTAACATTCCGATAGCCTGCGGGGCAGCCATTGTCATTGTTCCTAAATTTAGCCCAACCGAAGTGATAAACAGTATTAGAAGCGAGAAAGCGACTTTATTTGCCGGAGTTCCGACCATGTTTAGTTTTCTGTTACAGGTGCCAGGAGCGACCGCAGAAGATTTTTCATCAATTCGGGCTTGTTTTTCAGGCGGTGCCTCGATTCCTGTTGAATTATTACATAGATTCGAAGAGAAGTATGAGGTTTCCATTTTAGAGGGGTATGGTCTTTCTGAAACGGCTCCCGTGACAGCCTTCAATCCGTTACGAGGAATACGCAAACCAGGTTCTGTTGGTATAGATATACCGGAAGTAAAGAATAAAGTTGTCGATCACAATGGGATAGAAGTTCCAAGAGGAGAAATCGGTGAATTAATTGTAAAAGGTCCTAATGTGATGATGGGGTATTTAGGAATGCCAGATGCTACATCTTCAGCTTTGAGTGACGGGTGGTTTTACACAGGTGATTTGGCTCGAATGGATGATGAAGGATACATTTATATCGTTGACCGGAAAAAGGATATGATCATCATTGGCGGATACAATGTTTATCCGAGAGAAGTCGAGGAGGTATTATACCAACACCCGGCCATTGTGGAAAGTGCTGTGATCGGAATACCGGATAAAGAATACGGAGAAATCGTAAAGGCTTTCGTGGTAACGAATGATGAAAGCATTACGATGGATGACATCCTGTATTTCTGCCAAGACAAACTTGCCAAGTACAAGCTGCCAAAACAAGTGGAATTTATGAAGGAATTACCTAAGAATAGCACAGGGAAGATCCTGAGAAGAGCATTGCGTGTAGAGCAAGTGGAAGTTAATTAGTTTGATAGAGAATTTTTTAAAAATAATAAGGAGGAATGGCTATGAAAGCAGCTGTGCACACATTGGAATTTCCACTCTTTATAAACGGGGAATGGAAACCAGCGAAAAGCGGAGAAACATTTGAGGTAATAAACCCTGCAACCGGTGAAGTCGCAGCAAAGGTGGCGAAAGCCAGTAAAGAAGATGTGGAGATGGCTGTTTCATCTGCACGCGAGGCTTTTGATTCGGGGGTATGGTCTAAAAAAACGCCTCGAGAACGTGCGAACGTACTCATCGAATTTGGAAACAAGATTATGGAACATGCAGAAGAATTGGGGTACTTAGAATCTATTAGTTCGGGGGCAACACTTCGCCGAATTTCAAATATGGACATCTTATCCATTGTCGATCTCTTACAGCAAACAGCAAAGTTCACTGTAGAGTATAACTATGTCGAAGCCTTACCTACTTTACCATTCCCTGGACCAAGCAATAACCAGGTCTGGAGGGAACCGATTGGAGTTGTTGCGGCAATTACCGCTTGGAATTTTCCAATGATCTTGGCTATGTGGAAATTGGCTCCGGCGCTGGCAATGGGGAACTCTATTGTGGTCAAACCAGCATCCAATACGCCATTATCTACCTTGAAATTAGCAGAATTGGCTGCTGAAGCAGGAATACCTGCAGGTGTATTCAATGTTGTATCTGGTCCAGGAGCAAG
This Neobacillus sp. YX16 DNA region includes the following protein-coding sequences:
- a CDS encoding long-chain-fatty-acid--CoA ligase, encoding MNLNENLKDSAARFPNRTAYTFLNESTTYAELDSFVDSAASGLSAGGIKKGDRVAIMLGNCPEFIIAYYGILRAGAVVVPINPAYTSGEISYILSNSQAKAVISDSSLEATISPLREKLENLKMVIYTDSIEFEWAWERLIQEPNEKNESPSIEENDLAVILYTSGTTGKPKGAMLSHRNMASNAASMSKLTEFTEEDRIIAVLPMFHVFCIATCINIPIACGAAIVIVPKFSPTEVINSIRSEKATLFAGVPTMFSFLLQVPGATAEDFSSIRACFSGGASIPVELLHRFEEKYEVSILEGYGLSETAPVTAFNPLRGIRKPGSVGIDIPEVKNKVVDHNGIEVPRGEIGELIVKGPNVMMGYLGMPDATSSALSDGWFYTGDLARMDDEGYIYIVDRKKDMIIIGGYNVYPREVEEVLYQHPAIVESAVIGIPDKEYGEIVKAFVVTNDESITMDDILYFCQDKLAKYKLPKQVEFMKELPKNSTGKILRRALRVEQVEVN